The following are encoded together in the Rhizobium tumorigenes genome:
- a CDS encoding DoxX family protein, with the protein MAFFDRLNQYQPYALTVLRIMTALQFIEHGTQKLFAFPNGEHAGPLTALSLTQGILEAFGGLLFLFGLFTRPVAFILCGNMAVAYFMAHAPKDFFPVNNGGDAAILFCFVFLFFVFAGPGLLAVDNRKK; encoded by the coding sequence ATGGCATTTTTTGATCGATTAAACCAATACCAACCCTACGCTCTTACGGTCCTGCGCATCATGACTGCGCTGCAGTTCATCGAGCACGGCACGCAGAAACTTTTTGCCTTTCCGAACGGCGAGCACGCCGGGCCGCTGACGGCGCTGTCTCTGACCCAAGGTATTCTCGAAGCATTCGGCGGCCTGCTATTCCTCTTCGGCCTCTTCACCCGCCCGGTTGCCTTCATTCTCTGCGGCAACATGGCCGTCGCCTACTTCATGGCGCACGCACCGAAGGATTTCTTTCCGGTCAACAACGGTGGCGACGCTGCCATTCTGTTCTGCTTCGTCTTTCTGTTTTTCGTGTTCGCTGGCCCGGGCCTGCTAGCCGTCGACAATCGCAAGAAGTAA
- a CDS encoding acyl-CoA carboxylase subunit beta, whose product MKNILEELAERREAARLGGGQVRIDAQHARGKLTARERIDVLLDDGSFEEFGMFVQHRSSDFGMQDNRVAGDGVVTGWGTISGRTVFVFAKDFTVFGGSLSEAHAEKIIKLQDMALKNRAPIIGLYDAGGARIQEGVAALGGYAEVFQRNVLASGVIPQISVIMGPCAGGDVYSPAMTDFIFMVRDTSYMFVTGPDVVKTVTNETVTAEQLGGASIHTTKSSIADGAYDNDIDTLLQVRRLIDLLPLSNTAPVPSISSHQSVTDMDMSLDTLIPASANKPYDIKELILKVADEGDFFEIQASFAKNIVCGFGRIEGSTVGFVANQPMVLAGVLDSDASRKAARFVRFCDCFNIPVVTFVDVPGFLPGMAQEYGGLIKHGAKLLFAYAEATVPKLTVITRKAFGGAYDVMASKHLRGDINYAWPTAQIAVMGAKGAVEIIFRKDIADPDKIAAHTKMYEDRFLSPFVAAERGYVDEVIMPHSTRRRLARALKMLRNKDLSNPWKKHDNIPL is encoded by the coding sequence ATGAAAAACATTCTGGAGGAACTGGCAGAACGCCGCGAGGCCGCCAGGCTCGGCGGGGGACAGGTTCGCATCGACGCACAGCATGCGCGGGGGAAGCTGACGGCACGCGAGCGGATCGACGTGCTTCTCGACGACGGATCGTTCGAAGAGTTCGGCATGTTCGTCCAGCATCGCTCCAGCGACTTCGGCATGCAGGATAACCGTGTTGCCGGCGACGGCGTCGTGACAGGCTGGGGGACGATCAGCGGTCGTACAGTGTTCGTCTTTGCCAAGGATTTTACCGTCTTTGGCGGCTCGCTTTCGGAAGCGCATGCGGAAAAGATCATCAAGCTGCAGGATATGGCGCTGAAGAACCGGGCGCCGATCATCGGTCTCTACGATGCCGGCGGTGCTCGTATCCAGGAGGGCGTTGCAGCGCTTGGCGGCTACGCCGAGGTCTTCCAGCGCAACGTCCTCGCCTCCGGCGTCATTCCGCAGATCTCGGTCATCATGGGCCCATGTGCCGGTGGCGACGTCTATTCGCCGGCCATGACCGACTTCATTTTCATGGTGCGCGACACGTCCTACATGTTCGTCACCGGGCCTGACGTGGTCAAGACGGTGACCAACGAGACCGTGACGGCAGAGCAACTCGGCGGAGCGTCCATCCACACAACGAAATCGTCGATTGCCGACGGCGCCTATGACAATGACATCGATACACTGCTGCAGGTGCGCCGGCTGATCGATCTGCTGCCGCTCTCCAACACCGCGCCGGTGCCATCGATTTCCAGTCACCAGTCGGTGACTGACATGGATATGTCTCTGGATACGCTCATCCCTGCCAGTGCCAACAAGCCGTACGACATCAAGGAACTTATCCTCAAGGTGGCGGACGAGGGGGACTTCTTCGAGATCCAGGCAAGCTTTGCGAAGAACATCGTCTGTGGTTTCGGCCGGATCGAGGGATCGACTGTCGGTTTCGTCGCCAACCAGCCGATGGTTCTCGCCGGCGTGCTCGACAGCGATGCGTCCCGCAAGGCTGCCCGTTTCGTGCGCTTTTGCGATTGCTTCAACATTCCCGTCGTCACCTTCGTCGACGTGCCCGGATTTCTCCCCGGCATGGCGCAGGAATATGGCGGGCTGATAAAGCATGGTGCCAAGCTGCTGTTTGCCTATGCGGAGGCGACGGTGCCGAAGCTGACAGTCATCACCCGCAAGGCGTTCGGCGGTGCCTATGACGTGATGGCGTCCAAGCATCTGCGCGGCGATATCAATTATGCCTGGCCAACTGCGCAGATCGCGGTGATGGGGGCCAAGGGCGCGGTCGAGATCATTTTCCGCAAGGATATCGCCGACCCGGACAAGATCGCGGCGCATACCAAGATGTACGAGGATCGTTTCCTGTCACCCTTCGTCGCCGCCGAGCGAGGCTATGTCGACGAGGTCATCATGCCGCACTCAACCCGCAGGCGCCTGGCAAGGGCACTGAAGATGCTGCGGAACAAGGACCTGTCGAACCCCTGGAAGAAGCACGACAACATTCCCCTGTGA
- a CDS encoding ATP12 family chaperone protein: MREDLTDFTQQLSDPDPVRRAQIAMKKPLPKRFYKEVGVRRDEGGFAVELDGRPVKTPARNALNVANALLADRIADEWRAQTDFIDPMTMPVTRLVNTALDGIAKDPKAVSDDIVRYSGIDLICYRAHTPTELVRRQAERWDPVLDWAAATFGARFLLAEGVMHREQPKDAIDKFESALSKYGNPLQLAGLHTLTTLTGSAILTLAFAEGYLPAEESWSLAHLDEDWTSEQWGSDAEAEHRRSLRFAEFLTAAEVFRHSLAE; encoded by the coding sequence ATGCGCGAAGATCTGACAGATTTCACCCAGCAGCTGAGCGATCCCGACCCGGTTCGCCGTGCACAGATTGCCATGAAGAAGCCGCTGCCGAAGCGCTTCTACAAGGAGGTCGGTGTTCGTCGGGACGAGGGTGGCTTTGCAGTGGAACTCGACGGTCGTCCCGTGAAGACGCCGGCCCGCAACGCGCTGAACGTCGCAAACGCCTTGCTGGCAGATCGGATCGCCGACGAATGGCGCGCCCAGACTGATTTCATCGACCCGATGACGATGCCGGTCACGCGGCTTGTCAACACGGCGCTGGATGGGATTGCCAAGGATCCGAAGGCCGTTTCCGACGATATCGTCCGATACAGCGGCATCGATCTCATCTGCTACCGGGCGCATACGCCAACCGAACTGGTCCGGCGCCAGGCAGAGCGCTGGGACCCCGTGCTCGACTGGGCGGCTGCGACATTCGGGGCCCGGTTTCTGCTGGCCGAAGGCGTGATGCATCGGGAGCAGCCGAAAGACGCCATCGACAAATTCGAATCAGCGCTCTCGAAATACGGAAACCCGCTGCAGCTGGCAGGCCTTCATACCCTGACGACGCTGACGGGATCGGCGATCCTCACACTGGCGTTTGCCGAGGGATATCTTCCGGCAGAAGAAAGCTGGTCGCTGGCACATCTCGATGAGGACTGGACGAGCGAACAGTGGGGCAGCGATGCAGAAGCGGAGCACCGACGGTCGCTGCGGTTTGCCGAATTTCTCACTGCTGCCGAGGTTTTTCGTCACTCTTTGGCGGAATAG
- a CDS encoding HAD-IA family hydrolase produces MKLVLFDCDGTLVDSARLIHEVMARTFVDFKHKRPDIASTKSIIGLTLDIAIARMLGRQHVDDEAVAMMAHYKTIYTDVRDEPGMDTPLFDGIRPLIDTLVARGDALTIGAVTGKSRRGLTEILHMHGLAPHFVVSRTADDCPSKPHPAMVTECCEETGISAHDTVVIGDAIYDMQMAKAAGATAIGVAWGYAAIEDLLASGADAIAHHPNDLLSHIV; encoded by the coding sequence ATGAAGCTCGTTCTCTTTGACTGCGACGGTACGCTCGTCGACAGCGCGCGCCTGATCCATGAGGTGATGGCCCGGACCTTCGTCGATTTCAAGCACAAGCGGCCGGACATCGCCTCGACCAAGTCGATCATCGGCCTGACGCTCGATATCGCCATTGCCCGCATGCTGGGCCGTCAGCATGTCGACGACGAGGCGGTGGCCATGATGGCTCACTACAAGACCATCTACACCGATGTGCGCGATGAGCCCGGCATGGATACACCGTTGTTCGACGGTATCCGGCCGTTGATCGATACGCTGGTTGCGCGCGGCGACGCGCTGACGATCGGCGCAGTCACCGGCAAATCACGTCGCGGGCTGACGGAGATCCTGCACATGCACGGCCTTGCGCCGCATTTCGTTGTCTCGCGCACTGCCGACGATTGCCCGTCGAAGCCGCATCCAGCCATGGTGACGGAATGCTGCGAGGAGACCGGCATCTCTGCACATGATACGGTTGTCATCGGCGACGCGATCTACGACATGCAGATGGCCAAGGCCGCCGGCGCAACGGCGATAGGCGTCGCCTGGGGCTATGCCGCAATAGAAGACTTGCTTGCAAGCGGTGCAGACGCCATCGCCCACCATCCGAACGACCTGCTGAGCCATATTGTCTGA
- a CDS encoding RluA family pseudouridine synthase yields the protein MAGIEHRLVEPEESGMRLDRWFKVHFPGLGFGQLQKLLRSGQVRVDGGRVKTDARVQYGQTVRIPPMDIDEKIIKGGPISGGDLKNDDDGDLLARMLLHEDEKVFVLNKPAGLAVQGGSGLHRHLDKMLEAWTSKKGEKPRLVHRLDRDTTGVIVVARTRGAAQKLTAAFRERDTKKTYWALVKGVPRKHEDKISSWLVKEATPDGDRMRIAKHGEDGADHAISYYRVLETAAQTMAWLEMEPYTGRTHQLRVHALGMGHPIIGDPKYFEEDHNWPFPGGIQKRLHLHARHIDIPHPNGGRLRVTAPLPPHMVQSWNLLGFDLSPYENNEE from the coding sequence ATGGCCGGGATTGAGCATAGACTAGTGGAGCCGGAAGAGTCGGGCATGCGCCTTGACCGCTGGTTCAAGGTGCATTTTCCGGGACTCGGATTCGGGCAACTGCAGAAACTGCTTCGCTCCGGCCAGGTGCGGGTCGATGGCGGACGCGTCAAGACTGACGCGCGCGTCCAGTACGGCCAGACCGTCCGCATTCCGCCGATGGATATCGACGAGAAGATCATCAAGGGCGGCCCGATCAGCGGCGGTGACCTGAAGAACGACGATGATGGCGACCTCCTGGCCCGCATGCTGCTGCACGAGGACGAGAAAGTCTTCGTACTCAACAAGCCGGCCGGCCTTGCCGTGCAGGGCGGCTCCGGCCTTCACCGTCATCTCGACAAGATGCTCGAAGCCTGGACCAGCAAGAAGGGCGAAAAGCCGCGCCTGGTGCACCGCCTCGACCGCGACACGACCGGTGTGATCGTTGTCGCCCGCACCCGCGGTGCAGCACAGAAGCTGACAGCGGCGTTTCGCGAGCGCGATACGAAGAAGACGTACTGGGCGCTGGTCAAGGGCGTACCGCGCAAGCACGAGGACAAGATCTCCAGCTGGCTGGTGAAGGAAGCGACACCGGACGGCGACCGGATGCGGATCGCCAAGCACGGCGAAGACGGCGCCGATCACGCGATCAGCTACTATCGTGTGCTGGAAACAGCGGCGCAGACGATGGCATGGCTCGAGATGGAGCCATACACCGGCCGTACCCACCAGTTGCGCGTTCATGCGCTGGGAATGGGCCATCCGATCATTGGCGACCCGAAATATTTCGAGGAAGACCACAACTGGCCTTTCCCGGGCGGTATCCAGAAGCGGCTGCATCTGCATGCCCGCCACATCGATATACCGCACCCGAACGGCGGACGGCTGCGCGTGACGGCACCATTGCCGCCACACATGGTGCAGAGCTGGAACCTGCTCGGCTTCGATCTCTCGCCCTATGAAAACAACGAAGAATGA
- the crcB gene encoding fluoride efflux transporter CrcB: protein MFQVLLVAFGGAIGSVLRYYVGIWNFRIGGPAFPWGTLTVNVVGSFIIGIFAEVIARKYGGSDNLRLLLMTGLVGGFTTFSAFSLDTIALAERGDVGLALLYVFVSVGVSLCTVFAGLSVARALT, encoded by the coding sequence ATGTTTCAAGTTCTTCTGGTCGCCTTCGGCGGCGCAATCGGGTCCGTCCTCAGATATTATGTCGGCATCTGGAATTTCAGGATCGGGGGGCCGGCTTTCCCCTGGGGCACGCTGACGGTCAACGTCGTCGGCTCTTTCATCATCGGCATATTCGCCGAGGTCATCGCTCGCAAATATGGCGGATCGGACAATCTGCGCCTCTTGCTGATGACCGGGCTGGTCGGCGGTTTCACCACATTCTCTGCCTTTTCACTCGACACCATCGCCTTGGCCGAGCGTGGCGATGTCGGCCTTGCCTTATTATATGTTTTCGTGAGCGTCGGCGTTTCGCTTTGCACGGTCTTTGCAGGTCTCTCGGTGGCCCGCGCCCTGACCTGA
- a CDS encoding copper chaperone PCu(A)C, with product MQKHRSLRVLALAVVLLASGCSIVLAQSSDMKNMPGMAMSSPEPAGTAAVKAGDLDITGGYVRAMLPGQPVGGGYVTIHNGGSSQERLVSVSSPAAAKVELHEMTMKDNIMRMRELKDGIVIAPGATVVLSPNTLHMMFKQVSMPFRQGGIVPVTLTFEKAGAVSMSVPVGSASGK from the coding sequence ATGCAGAAACACCGCTCCCTCAGAGTTTTAGCGCTCGCCGTGGTGCTGCTTGCGTCGGGATGCTCGATAGTGCTGGCGCAGAGCAGTGACATGAAAAATATGCCTGGCATGGCGATGTCCAGCCCGGAACCTGCCGGCACTGCGGCGGTCAAGGCAGGCGATCTCGACATCACCGGTGGCTATGTCAGGGCGATGTTGCCGGGGCAGCCGGTCGGCGGCGGATACGTGACGATCCACAATGGTGGCAGCAGCCAAGAGCGGCTGGTCTCCGTCTCGTCTCCGGCGGCAGCGAAAGTCGAGCTTCACGAAATGACGATGAAGGACAACATCATGCGGATGCGCGAACTGAAGGATGGCATCGTGATTGCCCCGGGCGCGACGGTTGTGCTGTCGCCGAACACGCTTCACATGATGTTCAAGCAAGTGAGTATGCCCTTCAGGCAGGGCGGTATCGTGCCGGTTACGCTGACGTTTGAAAAAGCCGGAGCGGTTTCGATGTCGGTGCCGGTCGGGTCAGCGAGCGGCAAATAG
- the gcvT gene encoding glycine cleavage system aminomethyltransferase GcvT: MTETVALKKTALHQLHIALGARMVPFAGYDMPVQYPAGVLKEHLQTRSAAGLFDVSHMGQIIIRARSGTYEDAALALETLVPVDILGLKAGRQRYGFFTDDSGAILDDLMIANRGDHLFVIVNAGCKDADLAHLQKHLGDRCEITLLDRALVALQGPRAQAALSELWPGLSEMKFMDIRDVGLHDVPCLVSRSGYSGEDGFEISIPADKAETVAKWMLDHPDVQPIGLGARDSLRLEAGLCLYGNDIDTTTSPVEAGLEWAIQKVRRNGGARAGGFPGAERILAELDHGASRRRVGLKPEGKAPVRGHAKLYSDAEGSTEIGEVTSGGFGPSVDGPVAMGYVPTDLATPGTPIFAEVRGKFLPLVVTALPFITPTYKR; the protein is encoded by the coding sequence TTGACCGAGACAGTTGCCCTGAAAAAGACAGCACTGCACCAGCTGCACATTGCGCTGGGTGCCCGCATGGTGCCTTTCGCCGGATACGACATGCCGGTGCAATATCCGGCCGGTGTCCTCAAGGAGCATCTGCAGACGCGCTCAGCCGCAGGTCTCTTCGATGTGTCGCACATGGGCCAGATTATCATCCGTGCCCGTTCAGGAACTTACGAGGATGCGGCCTTGGCGCTCGAGACCTTGGTGCCCGTCGACATCCTCGGCCTCAAGGCGGGACGTCAACGCTACGGCTTCTTTACCGATGACAGCGGCGCAATTCTCGACGACCTGATGATTGCCAATCGTGGCGACCACCTGTTCGTCATCGTCAACGCCGGCTGCAAGGACGCCGATCTCGCCCATCTGCAGAAACATCTCGGTGATCGCTGCGAGATCACGTTGCTGGACCGCGCCCTCGTTGCGCTGCAGGGTCCACGTGCGCAGGCAGCGCTGTCGGAGCTCTGGCCGGGTCTCTCGGAAATGAAGTTCATGGATATCCGCGATGTCGGCCTGCACGACGTACCCTGCCTGGTGTCGCGTTCCGGCTATAGCGGCGAGGACGGTTTCGAGATTTCCATTCCGGCAGACAAGGCCGAAACGGTGGCGAAATGGATGCTCGACCATCCCGACGTGCAGCCGATCGGCCTCGGCGCCCGCGATTCCCTCCGGCTCGAGGCCGGCCTCTGCCTCTATGGCAACGACATCGACACCACCACATCGCCCGTCGAGGCAGGGCTGGAATGGGCGATCCAGAAAGTCCGTCGCAACGGCGGAGCCCGTGCCGGTGGCTTTCCGGGTGCGGAACGTATCCTCGCCGAACTCGACCACGGGGCGTCGCGCCGCCGCGTGGGACTGAAGCCGGAGGGCAAGGCGCCGGTTCGCGGCCATGCCAAACTTTACAGCGATGCCGAAGGCTCGACGGAGATCGGCGAGGTCACTTCCGGCGGCTTCGGCCCCAGCGTCGATGGCCCCGTGGCCATGGGCTATGTGCCGACAGATCTCGCTACGCCCGGAACACCGATTTTCGCCGAAGTGCGTGGGAAATTCCTGCCCCTCGTCGTCACCGCCCTTCCCTTCATCACCCCGACTTACAAACGCTAA
- the gcvH gene encoding glycine cleavage system protein GcvH, with amino-acid sequence MLKFTEEHEWLSIEGGIATVGITTYAVDQLGDLVFVELPEIGATLTKAGNAATVESVKAASDVYSPLDGEITEVNEAIVADPSLVNSDPMGKGWFFKLKLANTSDVDTLLDEAAYKELTA; translated from the coding sequence ATGTTGAAGTTCACCGAAGAGCACGAATGGCTGAGCATCGAAGGCGGCATCGCCACGGTCGGCATTACCACCTACGCCGTCGACCAGCTTGGTGACCTCGTTTTCGTCGAACTGCCGGAGATCGGCGCCACTCTTACGAAGGCCGGAAATGCTGCGACGGTCGAGAGCGTCAAGGCCGCCTCCGACGTCTACTCCCCGCTCGACGGTGAAATCACCGAAGTCAACGAAGCGATTGTCGCAGATCCGTCGCTGGTCAACTCCGACCCGATGGGCAAGGGCTGGTTCTTCAAGCTGAAGCTCGCCAATACCTCCGATGTCGACACGCTACTGGACGAAGCCGCGTACAAGGAGCTCACCGCCTGA